The following DNA comes from Flavisolibacter ginsenosidimutans.
TCAGTGAATCGGTTTGCCGGTTGTAAAAATCACGTTTGGCAATGGTCTTGCGCATGATTTCGAGTGCCGGGTCTTCGCCTCTTTTAATCAGCACTTCTTCCATCTTTAGTTCCTGTTCTGATAGACGAAAATCAACGACAAGGTTTGTGTTGTTTACCCGAACCGTTTTCTCTTCTGTTTTGTAACCTACGTGCCGGCATTGAAGAACGTAGGTTCCTTCGTCAAGTGATAACGAATATTTTCCGGTGCTGTTGGCAATGGCGCCTTTGTTCGTGCCTTTTACCGAAATGGATGCAAAGGGAAGCGGTGTGCCTTTTTCGTCGGCCACAGTTCCGGTAACGGTAGCGGCAAAAGGTTTTAAAGCTGAAAGACAAAAGAGAAACAGGCAGAACGGTTTCATACGCAGCGGCATGAAACGAATGTAAAGGGATTGGTCTTATGAAAGCGTTAAGAAGGAGTACGGATTAAGTAGAACTGATATGGCGATGCCGTGAAAAAGAATAAGCAATTGGTTTTGGTTTGAATGACTTTGCCTACTTGAATGAAAGGACTACATCTTCACAAACTCTACACGCCGGTTGTTGGCTTTGCCCTCCAGGCTGTTGTTGTCACTGATGGGCTTTGTATCGCCCAAACCTTTTGTGGAAAGACGCGAACCGTCAACGCCCATCGCTATGAGTTGTACTTTCACGGCCTCGGCTCTTTGTTGCGAAAGGGTGAGATTATGGGCTGCCGTGCCGCTGTTATCGGTATGTCCTTCGATGCTGAATTTTAAATCGGGATTCTCTTTCAACACGCCAACAATCATGTTTAATGTACCCATGCTTTCGGGCTTGATGCTGGCCTTGTCAATATCGAAATTAATGCCGTGTGTGATGATCTTACTCTCGGTAAATTTTTTGCCAATCATGTTCATGTCGCCACCCGAGGCAATGCGAACGTTCTTAAAAATAAGCGGTTGTTCTTCGCTGCCAATGCCGCCGAAACCAACTTTAAAAAACTCGCTTTTTGTATCCGGCACCACCAATATTCGGTTCTGATCAACGTAAAGTTTTAATTGATGATTCTTCACTGCAATCGCTATATGATGCCACTTGTTGACGAAGTTTTCATCTTGCAAACCGGCCGGATAAGCTTTGGAGAAATCCACCACGCCGTTGAAGGACGCTTCCGATGCGCCTACTTGCACGTCTGACGTGGTTTCGCAATTGCAGGCCGGGTCTATTCGGCTCAGGAAAGTAAGAATGCCGTAAGCCCTGTCTTTGTTGTAATAATCAAATTCAATCGTAAAGGGTTCGGTTAAATATTTTTCGGTTTTCATTCGTGGTTTAACACGAGCGTAGTTTCCTTCTGTCAAGAACAAAGCTTCTTGTCCGCTTACTTTGTTAAGCTGCCCCTGTCCTTTTTCCAGTTCCCAATGCGAGGGAAATTCGCCGTCCTGATCGCCGGTAAAATTGTCCTCAAATAAAATTTTATCGCCGGGTACAAAATCGTAGTTCTGGTAAACTTTTAAAGAAGGCGTTTCGTTATTTCCCGTTTCTATGTTAGACACTTGCTTCACGTTGTTGTCCTTCGCGTCGCTGCCTTTTGAACCGCCGTTTTTCGTTGCGTTGTCCACGCCGTCGGCCGCTTTGTCCACGGCCTTGTCAATTTTTTCGTCTTCCTTTTGCTCGGCCTTGTCTTTTACTTTTTGCTTGATCTTTCCCAAAATTCCTTGTGCGTTCACGGGTGTAAATGGCGCTGCAAAAAGCGTTAGAACAAAGGCATAGCCGAGGAGCTTTTTCATATCAGTTATTTTTAAGCTAAGCTAACCGGGGTAAGCTTGCAAGACAATCGCATTAAAATGCGACGAGGGATAAAGACGATATTGGGATATCAGGATATTTCATTTGGGGTACCGTCCTTCCGTTCGGCACAATTGAGACAATCACCCCATCACCTAATATCACAACATCCTAATATCCTTTCTCACTTCATTCCGTAAACCCTGTTGAGTGCTTCGGTGCGGCTTTGCACGTGAAGTTTTTCGTACATCCGGCGGATGTGTGTGCGAACCGTGTCAATGCTGATGCCTTCCGCGGCCGCAATCTCTTTGTAACGTAGTCCTTTGGAAAGGTCGTGAAGGATGCTTTTTTCTTTGGGCGTTAGCAAGGCTTCTTCACTTTTGTTGTTTTTTGCCTGAAAGGTTTGAATGACGCGCCGCGCAATTTGCGCACTCATGGGCGAAC
Coding sequences within:
- a CDS encoding OmpA family protein — its product is MKKLLGYAFVLTLFAAPFTPVNAQGILGKIKQKVKDKAEQKEDEKIDKAVDKAADGVDNATKNGGSKGSDAKDNNVKQVSNIETGNNETPSLKVYQNYDFVPGDKILFEDNFTGDQDGEFPSHWELEKGQGQLNKVSGQEALFLTEGNYARVKPRMKTEKYLTEPFTIEFDYYNKDRAYGILTFLSRIDPACNCETTSDVQVGASEASFNGVVDFSKAYPAGLQDENFVNKWHHIAIAVKNHQLKLYVDQNRILVVPDTKSEFFKVGFGGIGSEEQPLIFKNVRIASGGDMNMIGKKFTESKIITHGINFDIDKASIKPESMGTLNMIVGVLKENPDLKFSIEGHTDNSGTAAHNLTLSQQRAEAVKVQLIAMGVDGSRLSTKGLGDTKPISDNNSLEGKANNRRVEFVKM